The proteins below come from a single Kitasatospora sp. NBC_00315 genomic window:
- a CDS encoding glycoside hydrolase family 16 protein has protein sequence MNRNPHISRPATEQRQYGRGAIAASAAMAVVAGLLTMFTGATSAAAAVPAAPAGWTTAFSDDFNGASGSGLNTANWLYDIGTSYNYPGAAANWGTGEIETATNSTANVYQDGSGHMVIKPIKDAAGQWTSGRVETRRTDFQAPAGGEMELSASIQQPNPQSGLGYWPAFWAMGADARPVGATNWPNIGELDVMEDVNALSQHSTTFHCGAWAGECHDPDGISSGLQSCPGCQTSFHTYSVIVDRTNPAAEQLRFYLDNTLTYTVNENQVSVATWQAAVDHGFFAIFDLAVGGSYPNKVCGCTSPSASITSGAGMSVDWFAVYQKAAGGGSTGTPTSTPTSTPTSTPTSTPTGGSGGTTADGTAAAVRVNATQAQITFKPTTAAAYVDVHYLVNNANQQNFRMTNNAGTWTQTVGNLSAGNTVSYWFTYEKSGAQYDSPHYTYTQS, from the coding sequence ATGAACAGGAACCCCCACATCTCGAGACCGGCGACAGAGCAGCGGCAGTACGGGCGTGGAGCCATCGCCGCCTCGGCGGCCATGGCCGTGGTGGCCGGGCTGCTGACGATGTTCACCGGGGCCACCTCGGCGGCGGCCGCGGTCCCCGCGGCGCCCGCAGGCTGGACCACGGCCTTCAGCGACGACTTCAACGGCGCCTCGGGATCCGGCCTCAACACGGCCAACTGGCTCTACGACATCGGCACCTCGTACAACTATCCCGGCGCGGCGGCGAACTGGGGAACCGGCGAGATCGAGACGGCGACGAACTCCACCGCCAACGTCTACCAGGACGGCTCGGGCCACATGGTCATCAAGCCGATCAAGGACGCCGCCGGGCAGTGGACCTCGGGCCGGGTGGAGACCCGGCGCACCGACTTCCAGGCCCCGGCCGGCGGTGAGATGGAGCTGAGCGCATCCATCCAGCAGCCGAACCCGCAGAGCGGACTGGGATACTGGCCCGCCTTCTGGGCGATGGGCGCGGACGCTCGCCCGGTCGGTGCCACCAACTGGCCCAACATCGGCGAACTCGACGTCATGGAGGACGTCAACGCCCTCAGCCAGCACTCGACCACCTTCCACTGCGGAGCCTGGGCCGGGGAGTGCCACGACCCGGACGGGATCAGCAGCGGGCTCCAGTCCTGCCCCGGCTGCCAGACCTCCTTCCACACCTACTCGGTGATCGTGGACCGCACCAACCCGGCGGCCGAGCAGCTGCGGTTCTACCTGGACAACACGCTCACGTACACCGTCAACGAGAACCAGGTCTCCGTCGCCACCTGGCAGGCGGCGGTGGACCACGGCTTCTTCGCCATCTTCGACCTCGCCGTCGGCGGCTCCTACCCCAACAAGGTCTGCGGCTGCACCTCGCCCTCGGCGAGCATCACCTCCGGGGCCGGGATGAGCGTGGACTGGTTCGCCGTCTACCAGAAGGCCGCCGGCGGCGGATCCACCGGCACGCCGACGAGCACCCCCACCAGCACGCCGACGAGCACGCCCACCAGCACGCCGACCGGCGGTTCGGGCGGCACCACGGCCGACGGCACCGCGGCCGCCGTGCGGGTGAACGCCACCCAGGCGCAGATCACCTTCAAGCCGACCACCGCGGCCGCGTACGTGGACGTCCACTACCTGGTCAACAACGCCAACCAGCAGAACTTCCGGATGACCAACAACGCCGGCACCTGGACGCAGACCGTCGGCAACCTGTCCGCCGGAAACACCGTCTCCTACTGGTTCACCTACGAGAAGAGCGGTGCCCAGTACGACTCCCCGCACTACACCTACACCCAGAGCTAG